In the genome of Flexistipes sinusarabici DSM 4947, one region contains:
- the dapF gene encoding diaminopimelate epimerase encodes MISEFYKMSGGGNDFIVIDNTDNSIPESKASGLAEKLCKRQLSVGADGLILICSSKEDDFKWLFYNSDGSVAEMCGNGARCAARFAYINGIAGRSMTFETLAGKIKAEIIDDNSVKVLMTPPLDANFNYSIEIDNKWLEVSSVNTGVPHVIIKSENIADEPLIETGRKIRFHDKYSPAGTNVNFYEITDDSTVAMRTYERGVEGETLACGTGAVAVAITANACENINFPVKIKTRSGATLTIHKQDNNFFLEGEARIIYQGVLNKEAYDYE; translated from the coding sequence ATGATTTCAGAATTTTATAAAATGAGCGGCGGTGGAAACGACTTTATTGTTATCGATAACACGGATAATTCAATCCCTGAAAGTAAAGCCTCAGGTTTAGCTGAAAAATTGTGTAAGAGGCAGCTTTCTGTGGGAGCTGACGGATTAATACTCATATGCAGCTCTAAGGAAGATGATTTTAAGTGGCTGTTTTATAATTCAGACGGTTCAGTAGCTGAAATGTGCGGCAACGGAGCCAGATGTGCCGCAAGGTTTGCTTATATCAATGGCATAGCGGGCAGGAGCATGACTTTTGAAACCTTAGCCGGAAAAATTAAAGCGGAAATTATAGATGACAATAGCGTCAAGGTTCTTATGACACCACCATTGGACGCAAATTTCAATTATTCAATAGAAATAGACAATAAATGGTTGGAAGTCTCAAGTGTTAATACCGGTGTCCCGCATGTTATAATTAAATCTGAAAATATTGCCGATGAACCTTTAATCGAAACGGGAAGGAAGATACGTTTCCACGACAAATACAGTCCCGCAGGCACAAATGTCAATTTTTATGAAATCACAGATGACTCAACAGTTGCAATGAGAACATATGAAAGGGGTGTGGAAGGAGAAACATTAGCCTGCGGAACCGGCGCAGTTGCCGTTGCAATTACCGCAAATGCTTGCGAAAATATAAATTTTCCTGTAAAGATAAAAACAAGGAGTGGTGCCACCTTGACAATTCATAAACAGGACAACAACTTTTTCCTTGAAGGGGAAGCCAGAATAATTTACCAAGGGGTTTTAAACAAAGAGGCTTATGATTATGAATAA
- a CDS encoding metal-sensitive transcriptional regulator, with protein MEDISCSIKHGNSLDRLKRIEGQVKGIVRMVEQDKYCIDIINQISAVKGALNQVALLILQNHVESCVSEAVKNADEQEKEEKIEEFIDTVKKFVK; from the coding sequence ATGGAAGATATAAGCTGTTCAATTAAACACGGAAATTCTCTGGACAGGTTGAAAAGGATTGAAGGCCAAGTGAAGGGCATTGTAAGGATGGTGGAGCAGGACAAATACTGTATAGACATCATTAATCAGATATCTGCCGTTAAGGGAGCTCTTAATCAGGTTGCACTGTTAATTCTTCAGAATCATGTTGAGAGCTGTGTCTCAGAAGCTGTTAAAAATGCTGATGAGCAAGAAAAAGAAGAAAAGATAGAAGAGTTTATCGATACGGTAAAAAAATTTGTGAAATAA
- a CDS encoding hydrogenase small subunit: MSITEKMKYLDVSRRDFLKYCTALSGTLALSPAFGPKVAEAIESDNRPPVIWLEFQDCAGDSESLLRASAPTAAQLILDYLSLDYHETIMAAAGHQAESAKESTFEKYKGKYICVVEGSIPTGADGAYCTIGGRSAVDILNEIGGNAAFIIAVGTCATFGGLPAAYPNPTNAKSVQELLPGKTVINLPGCPMNVDNLNGTIVHYLLFGAPPAMDQFNRPKFGYGKRIHDNCERRAHFDAGQYVETWGDYGHKQGWCLYKMGCKGPETFHNCPTVRWNGGTSWPVQAGHGCAGCSEPGFWDTMTPFYNRLPNIPGFGVEATATKIGTAVVGISAAVFGVHGIVSIIRNRGLVKNVESSEFEDDEQI; the protein is encoded by the coding sequence ATGAGTATAACAGAAAAAATGAAATATTTGGACGTCTCGCGGCGGGATTTTCTTAAATATTGCACTGCATTAAGCGGAACACTCGCTCTTTCCCCAGCATTCGGGCCTAAAGTAGCCGAAGCTATCGAAAGCGACAACCGACCGCCGGTCATATGGCTGGAATTTCAGGATTGTGCCGGTGATTCCGAGTCGCTTCTCAGAGCGTCGGCTCCAACTGCTGCTCAGTTGATTCTTGACTACCTTTCACTTGATTATCATGAGACTATTATGGCTGCGGCAGGTCATCAAGCGGAATCCGCTAAAGAAAGTACTTTCGAGAAATATAAAGGCAAATACATTTGTGTTGTTGAGGGTTCCATACCCACCGGAGCAGACGGAGCATACTGCACTATAGGCGGCAGATCTGCCGTGGATATTTTAAATGAAATCGGTGGAAATGCTGCATTTATAATAGCTGTTGGCACCTGTGCTACATTCGGTGGTCTTCCGGCAGCTTACCCCAATCCCACAAATGCAAAATCCGTGCAGGAACTTCTACCCGGCAAGACCGTAATAAATCTCCCGGGCTGCCCGATGAATGTTGATAATCTTAACGGCACCATAGTACATTACCTGCTTTTCGGCGCTCCTCCGGCAATGGATCAGTTTAACCGTCCGAAATTCGGCTATGGTAAAAGAATCCACGACAATTGTGAACGCAGAGCGCACTTTGACGCCGGCCAATATGTTGAAACATGGGGTGATTACGGGCACAAACAGGGCTGGTGTTTATACAAAATGGGATGCAAAGGTCCGGAAACATTTCACAACTGCCCCACCGTAAGATGGAACGGCGGCACCAGCTGGCCTGTTCAGGCAGGGCATGGATGCGCCGGTTGCAGTGAGCCGGGATTTTGGGATACAATGACACCTTTTTATAATCGTTTGCCGAATATACCCGGTTTTGGTGTTGAAGCTACTGCAACAAAGATAGGTACGGCCGTTGTTGGTATTTCTGCAGCTGTTTTCGGTGTACACGGGATAGTTTCTATTATAAGGAACCGAGGACTTGTTAAAAATGTTGAATCTTCAGAATTTGAAGATGATGAACAAATATAA
- a CDS encoding HAD-IIB family hydrolase, which produces MQKFIIFTDLDGTLLDHETYSFAGAEEALSLVKSKNIPLIVVTSKTSAEVLDVQERLGISYPFIVENGGAVFFPERFADFDCSGCEKQNNYFVKTVGVEREKILNFLEPLKFNLRIRSFVDFSDDELSKLMDMNIEEIQKSKKREFSEPFIFLENEDENFNLLQKKAQEDGFKILKGGRFYHLVGCLQDKGEAVKIVKDAYRLKKGGFDKSIGIGDSMNDLEMLKQVDIPVIVAKKNGTYENIQLPGLIKAGAAGPEGWNKVVLNYIL; this is translated from the coding sequence ATGCAAAAATTTATTATTTTTACTGATTTGGACGGTACACTTCTGGATCACGAAACATATTCTTTTGCCGGGGCAGAAGAAGCGCTATCCCTGGTTAAATCAAAAAACATTCCGCTGATTGTTGTTACGAGCAAAACTTCTGCTGAAGTTCTTGATGTGCAGGAGCGATTGGGAATATCATATCCTTTCATTGTTGAAAACGGAGGTGCTGTCTTTTTTCCTGAGCGGTTTGCTGATTTTGATTGTTCGGGCTGTGAAAAACAAAACAATTACTTTGTAAAAACAGTGGGAGTTGAGAGAGAAAAAATACTAAACTTTTTAGAACCGCTTAAATTTAATTTAAGAATACGGAGCTTTGTGGATTTCAGCGATGATGAATTATCAAAACTGATGGATATGAATATTGAAGAGATACAGAAGAGTAAAAAGCGTGAATTCAGTGAGCCCTTTATTTTTCTGGAGAATGAAGATGAAAACTTTAATTTGCTGCAGAAAAAAGCACAGGAGGACGGGTTTAAAATTTTAAAGGGCGGGCGCTTTTACCATCTGGTCGGTTGTTTACAGGATAAGGGTGAAGCTGTTAAAATAGTAAAAGATGCTTACAGGTTAAAAAAGGGCGGTTTTGATAAAAGTATCGGAATCGGTGACAGTATGAATGATTTGGAAATGCTTAAGCAGGTGGATATTCCGGTAATAGTGGCAAAGAAAAACGGCACTTATGAAAACATTCAACTGCCGGGGTTAATAAAAGCAGGTGCTGCCGGCCCTGAAGGCTGGAACAAGGTGGTATTAAATTATATTTTATAG
- the dapA gene encoding 4-hydroxy-tetrahydrodipicolinate synthase: MFKGSIVATVTPLKNGNVDEERLRELVEFQISNGTKGIVPCGTTGESATLTYDEHCKVIDIVIDQVNGRVPVIAGAGSNSTHETVFLAKHAKEAGADAALVITPYYNKPTQKGLYEHFKHVAENVDIPVVLYNVPGRTAVNMLPDTVIALSKIKNIVGIKEASASLEQAAQIIENTDEDFVLLSGEDSMTFPLLCLGGDGVISVSTNIVPGMMSQMCESFAKNDFIAARKIHYKLFNLFKGLFFETNPIPVKKALYLMGMIENEIRLPLVEMTPENTERLRQILIDLNFDLKH; this comes from the coding sequence ATGTTTAAGGGCAGTATTGTCGCGACCGTTACTCCGTTAAAAAACGGAAACGTAGATGAAGAAAGACTGAGAGAGCTGGTGGAATTTCAAATTTCAAACGGCACAAAAGGTATAGTACCCTGCGGTACGACCGGTGAATCAGCGACACTGACTTATGATGAGCACTGCAAGGTTATAGATATCGTTATAGACCAGGTAAACGGCAGAGTCCCTGTTATAGCTGGTGCCGGTTCCAACAGTACTCACGAGACAGTGTTCCTTGCCAAACACGCAAAAGAGGCAGGAGCCGATGCCGCACTGGTTATCACTCCATATTATAATAAACCTACTCAGAAAGGGCTTTATGAACATTTTAAACATGTTGCAGAGAATGTAGATATACCGGTTGTCCTGTATAATGTACCCGGCAGGACAGCTGTTAACATGCTTCCGGATACTGTTATAGCTTTATCCAAAATTAAAAATATTGTCGGCATAAAAGAAGCCAGTGCATCTCTTGAACAGGCGGCACAGATAATAGAAAATACTGATGAAGATTTTGTTCTGCTCAGCGGGGAGGATTCGATGACATTTCCGCTGCTCTGTCTCGGTGGAGACGGGGTAATATCGGTATCTACAAACATTGTCCCCGGCATGATGTCGCAGATGTGTGAAAGTTTTGCCAAAAATGACTTTATCGCTGCAAGAAAAATACATTACAAACTTTTTAACCTTTTTAAGGGATTATTTTTTGAAACTAACCCTATTCCTGTAAAAAAAGCCCTCTATCTTATGGGAATGATTGAGAATGAAATCAGACTGCCTCTTGTGGAAATGACACCGGAAAATACAGAACGTTTAAGGCAGATATTAATAGACTTAAACTTTGATTTGAAACATTAG
- the dapB gene encoding 4-hydroxy-tetrahydrodipicolinate reductase, whose amino-acid sequence MSNTNIAMVGAAGRMGKRITYLISEDPATSLTAAVEGTDSPFLGQDIGELAGCGKLNVDIIDDILKISGSDVAIDFTGAAVTLSNLDKYRQAGVPLVIGSTGFDKNETAAIENLAKTIPVVFAPNMSLGVNLTFKILEMVAGAIGDDFDIEIIEAHHRMKKDAPSGTAMKMAEIIANKLKRNIDRDAVFCRRGLIGERSDKEIGIQTIRGGDIVGEHTAMFCGAGERIEITHKASSRDTFAKGAVTAAKWLKGREAGLYSMFDVLGL is encoded by the coding sequence ATGAGTAATACAAACATCGCAATGGTTGGCGCAGCCGGAAGGATGGGCAAACGCATAACTTACCTGATAAGCGAGGATCCTGCTACATCTTTGACAGCCGCAGTGGAAGGCACTGATTCTCCTTTTTTGGGGCAGGATATAGGCGAACTTGCCGGATGCGGTAAACTCAATGTAGATATAATTGATGATATACTTAAGATTTCCGGCTCGGATGTTGCAATAGATTTCACAGGAGCTGCTGTTACCCTAAGTAATCTGGATAAATACAGACAAGCCGGTGTCCCTCTGGTTATAGGAAGCACTGGCTTCGATAAAAATGAAACAGCTGCAATAGAAAACCTTGCAAAAACCATCCCTGTCGTTTTTGCTCCTAATATGAGTCTTGGGGTCAACCTCACATTTAAAATCCTTGAAATGGTAGCCGGTGCCATAGGGGATGATTTTGATATAGAAATTATAGAGGCTCATCACAGGATGAAAAAAGACGCTCCAAGCGGAACAGCAATGAAAATGGCGGAAATTATTGCAAATAAACTAAAGAGAAATATAGACAGAGACGCTGTATTCTGCAGACGCGGGCTAATTGGCGAAAGATCGGATAAAGAAATAGGTATACAGACAATCAGAGGCGGTGACATTGTTGGTGAACATACTGCAATGTTCTGCGGAGCCGGTGAGAGAATAGAAATTACCCATAAGGCCTCTTCACGGGATACTTTTGCAAAAGGCGCTGTTACTGCTGCAAAATGGCTTAAAGGACGCGAAGCGGGTTTATACTCAATGTTTGATGTTTTGGGACTTTAA
- a CDS encoding protein-L-isoaspartate(D-aspartate) O-methyltransferase has protein sequence MNSAEADLKIERMIQTQMINRDIRDPRVIGVFRKVKRHLFVRPKDIDYAYEDTPLSIGFGQTISQPYMVAKITETAQIEDNDKVLEIGAGSGYQAAIAAQLCKKVYTVEVIKKLAEFAENNLNKSGINNVEVITKSGFHGYSEQSPYDRIILSAAAKQIPVKLFEQLKENGIMVAPVGTYPQTLFRFTKQNGEIIKEHFLNCVFVPLVR, from the coding sequence ATGAACAGTGCAGAGGCTGATTTAAAAATAGAACGAATGATACAAACACAGATGATAAACCGGGATATCAGAGACCCCCGGGTTATTGGCGTTTTTAGAAAAGTAAAAAGGCATCTTTTTGTGCGCCCGAAAGACATCGATTATGCCTATGAGGATACTCCTCTTTCGATAGGATTCGGCCAAACAATTTCCCAGCCGTATATGGTTGCAAAAATAACGGAAACAGCTCAAATAGAAGACAATGACAAAGTACTTGAAATCGGAGCAGGCTCCGGCTATCAGGCCGCAATAGCAGCACAGCTATGTAAAAAAGTTTACACTGTGGAAGTGATAAAAAAGCTTGCAGAATTTGCTGAAAATAATCTTAATAAATCGGGTATAAACAACGTTGAAGTCATTACCAAAAGCGGCTTTCACGGTTATTCGGAACAGTCCCCCTATGACAGAATTATCCTTTCTGCTGCTGCAAAACAAATTCCTGTAAAATTGTTCGAACAACTGAAGGAAAACGGAATAATGGTTGCACCAGTTGGCACTTATCCTCAAACGCTTTTCCGTTTTACCAAACAAAACGGAGAAATCATTAAAGAGCATTTCTTAAACTGTGTTTTTGTTCCTTTAGTCAGATAA
- a CDS encoding nicotinate phosphoribosyltransferase: MKNFDIAFPEDILNGSTTDVYFKRSETILKKEDINRNVAMEVAQKGFPEVYDFGIFTGLYNVLDLLENKPVDIYSIDEGSLFFEDSPVMTVVGNYLDFGVYETAILGFLCHSSGITSKAAKCKLNAGEKPVLSFGARRAHPAISGMIDKYAHIGGCDGFSVVFTEKLLDKKASGTVPHALILQIGDTAETMRLFDIHIEPEVGRIALIDTFNDERFEAVNVAGLLKEKLEGIRIDTPGSRRGNLKKIAEEIRWELALRGYEHVKLFASGGLDENSIAELSDVIDGFGIGTSISNAKVMDFSMDIVEINGKPFSKKGKFSGFKELYQCKNCLHQKFSHLHNPLSNCEKCGEKMNKLTKKVMENGKILIDKKSPKQIRESVVKLLPRLKGIRDEQCRG; the protein is encoded by the coding sequence ATGAAAAATTTTGACATAGCTTTTCCGGAAGATATCCTAAACGGCAGCACAACCGATGTATATTTCAAACGTTCAGAAACAATTCTCAAAAAAGAGGATATAAACAGAAATGTGGCTATGGAAGTTGCACAGAAAGGCTTTCCTGAAGTGTACGACTTCGGCATATTCACCGGACTTTACAACGTACTGGATTTGCTTGAAAACAAACCTGTGGACATCTATTCAATAGACGAAGGCAGCTTATTTTTTGAAGACAGTCCTGTTATGACTGTTGTGGGCAACTATCTGGATTTCGGAGTCTATGAGACGGCAATTCTCGGCTTTTTATGTCACTCATCCGGAATCACTTCAAAAGCGGCTAAATGCAAACTTAATGCAGGTGAAAAACCTGTGTTGAGCTTTGGTGCAAGACGGGCACATCCCGCAATTTCCGGTATGATAGACAAATATGCCCATATAGGAGGATGTGACGGTTTTTCCGTTGTATTCACCGAAAAACTGCTTGATAAAAAAGCTAGCGGGACAGTTCCCCATGCCCTTATTCTCCAAATCGGAGACACTGCTGAAACAATGAGATTGTTTGACATTCATATCGAACCTGAAGTGGGGCGCATTGCACTGATAGACACCTTTAACGACGAACGTTTCGAAGCCGTTAATGTCGCCGGTCTGTTAAAGGAAAAACTAGAGGGCATCAGGATCGATACCCCCGGCTCCCGCAGAGGAAATTTAAAAAAAATTGCTGAGGAAATCCGGTGGGAACTTGCACTGAGAGGATATGAGCATGTAAAATTGTTTGCCAGCGGCGGACTGGATGAAAATTCCATTGCGGAACTTTCGGACGTTATTGATGGATTCGGAATCGGTACAAGTATATCAAACGCCAAAGTCATGGATTTTTCCATGGACATTGTGGAAATAAATGGCAAGCCCTTCAGCAAAAAGGGGAAATTCTCCGGCTTTAAAGAGCTTTATCAATGCAAAAACTGTCTTCACCAGAAATTCAGCCATTTACACAATCCGTTGTCAAATTGTGAAAAATGTGGCGAAAAAATGAATAAACTTACGAAAAAGGTTATGGAAAACGGTAAAATTCTCATAGATAAAAAATCTCCTAAGCAGATAAGAGAGAGTGTAGTTAAACTTCTGCCCAGGCTGAAAGGAATACGGGATGAACAGTGCAGAGGCTGA
- the cybH gene encoding Ni/Fe-hydrogenase, b-type cytochrome subunit, with product MSTNACAAKSFVYVWEGPVRITHWVNFFCIIILSFTGYYIHNPFLSAPPSTTTFIMGNVRYIHYLTGVIFAMSLLIRLFWLFVGNYYSSFNSFLNPLNKNDRSTFWAYIRYYTFLGRKVPHTLGHNPLALLAYIVLFTLFILQVFAGFALWAQADPNSFMYSVTGWIFPLISNQWIRFFHYLVMFLIGGFFINHIYSAVLFDFKTQSGEISSIFSGWKPKRND from the coding sequence ATGAGTACAAATGCGTGTGCTGCTAAAAGCTTTGTTTACGTTTGGGAAGGGCCTGTCAGGATAACACACTGGGTAAATTTTTTCTGTATAATCATACTGTCATTCACGGGCTATTACATACATAATCCATTTTTAAGTGCTCCTCCGTCAACAACAACCTTTATAATGGGTAATGTCAGATATATACACTATCTGACCGGAGTGATTTTTGCGATGAGTTTGCTTATTAGGCTGTTCTGGTTATTTGTGGGAAATTACTACTCCAGCTTCAATTCCTTTTTAAACCCTCTGAACAAGAATGACAGATCAACATTTTGGGCATACATTAGATATTACACTTTTTTGGGCAGAAAAGTACCCCACACTCTGGGACATAACCCGCTGGCTCTGTTGGCGTACATCGTGCTTTTTACACTTTTTATACTGCAGGTATTCGCAGGTTTTGCACTTTGGGCTCAGGCGGATCCCAACAGTTTCATGTACTCTGTAACCGGCTGGATTTTCCCTCTTATAAGCAATCAGTGGATAAGATTTTTCCATTATCTGGTAATGTTTCTTATAGGTGGTTTTTTCATTAACCACATTTACAGTGCAGTGTTATTCGATTTCAAAACACAGTCCGGCGAAATCAGCTCCATCTTTTCCGGATGGAAACCTAAGAGAAACGATTAA
- the copZ gene encoding copper chaperone CopZ, translating to MKDVTIKVNGMSCHHCKNAVESEVKGLKGVDSAVVDLNAGNVKVTFDETRVTLDDIYDAIDEAGYEPVK from the coding sequence ATGAAAGATGTAACCATTAAAGTAAATGGTATGAGCTGTCATCACTGTAAGAATGCGGTTGAAAGTGAAGTTAAAGGTTTAAAAGGGGTTGACTCTGCAGTGGTTGATCTGAATGCAGGGAATGTTAAGGTTACGTTTGATGAAACACGTGTAACTCTTGATGATATTTACGATGCAATCGATGAAGCTGGGTATGAGCCTGTTAAATAG
- a CDS encoding HyaD/HybD family hydrogenase maturation endopeptidase: MNICVLGLGNLLMNDDAAGALTAKELQKEFDNSDNFKIIEGGTLGMDLLHFIQWSDYLIIIDSVQLDLDPGSVVKIEGKDIDYVFQNKLSPHQMGMKDILFASEISGDLPEKIVFYGIQVENIEMDMELSAKVKANISKLKNEVIKEIECAKNSALEEKL; the protein is encoded by the coding sequence ATGAATATATGTGTTTTGGGTTTAGGCAACTTATTGATGAACGATGATGCTGCCGGCGCCTTGACTGCAAAAGAACTGCAAAAGGAATTCGATAACTCCGATAATTTTAAAATTATTGAGGGCGGCACGCTGGGGATGGACTTACTGCATTTCATACAATGGTCTGACTATCTTATTATAATCGATTCCGTTCAGCTCGATCTGGATCCGGGAAGTGTTGTCAAAATTGAAGGCAAAGATATCGACTATGTATTTCAAAATAAACTATCCCCCCATCAGATGGGAATGAAAGACATTTTGTTTGCATCGGAAATTTCCGGTGATCTGCCGGAAAAAATAGTTTTCTACGGTATTCAGGTTGAAAACATTGAAATGGATATGGAATTAAGTGCAAAAGTTAAGGCAAACATATCAAAGCTGAAAAATGAAGTTATAAAGGAAATAGAGTGTGCTAAAAATTCTGCATTGGAAGAAAAACTATAA
- a CDS encoding nickel-dependent hydrogenase large subunit: MAKKLVVDPITRIEGHLRIEATVENGKIVNAWSSSTMYRGVEKILKDRDPRDAWYFTQRFCGVCTTVHSIASIRAVEDALDIKIPFNAEMIRNIIIGIQNVQDHIIHFYHLHALDWVDIVSALKADPKKTASLQQSISNWKYSSADYFQSVKDKLAAFANTGRLGPFTNGYWGHPAMKLPPEANLMAVAHYLEALNLQKEIIKIHAILGSKNPHPQTFLVGGMAIPVDPSSQNALNADKIAQIKKYVNMADEFVKQVYIPDLLAIAPFYLEWAKYGGGHLNYLSYGEYPESRAGYPNELWMPSGIVKGGDIGNVMNVDEKKIEEYVTHSWYTYTGGDEKPKHPYNGEQEANYTGPNPPYDYLNTNEKYSWVKAPRYDDTPMEVGPLARMIVGYAKGQKEIKSAVDYVLNKLNVGPEVLFSTLGRTAARGIETLITVERLPKWINMLVKNINTGDYETQNDTKWDPESWPANAKGYGWHEAPRGALGHWIVINDGAIKNYQAVVPSTWNAGPRDANGTRGQYEESLIGTPVADPEKPLEILRTIHSFDPCLACAVHVYDSKGDMKSKVKVL, from the coding sequence ATGGCTAAGAAATTGGTTGTTGATCCAATAACAAGAATTGAAGGGCATTTAAGAATAGAAGCAACAGTTGAAAACGGCAAAATTGTCAATGCCTGGTCAAGCTCAACAATGTACCGTGGGGTTGAAAAAATCCTTAAGGACAGAGACCCCAGAGATGCCTGGTATTTCACACAAAGGTTCTGCGGTGTTTGTACTACCGTTCACTCCATAGCATCCATAAGAGCTGTGGAAGATGCACTGGATATCAAGATTCCCTTTAATGCTGAAATGATCCGTAATATTATTATCGGTATTCAGAATGTTCAGGATCATATAATTCATTTTTACCATCTTCACGCTCTTGACTGGGTGGATATAGTTTCCGCTTTGAAAGCTGATCCCAAAAAAACTGCTTCGCTGCAGCAGTCGATATCCAACTGGAAATATTCCAGTGCCGATTATTTCCAGTCAGTCAAAGACAAGTTAGCCGCTTTTGCCAATACCGGCAGGCTCGGACCTTTTACAAACGGATATTGGGGGCATCCGGCAATGAAACTTCCTCCGGAAGCAAACCTGATGGCAGTTGCACACTATCTTGAAGCACTTAATCTGCAGAAAGAAATCATAAAAATCCATGCGATACTCGGTTCAAAAAATCCCCATCCGCAAACATTTCTTGTAGGCGGAATGGCTATACCTGTGGATCCCAGCAGTCAAAACGCTCTGAATGCAGATAAAATAGCCCAAATTAAAAAATACGTAAACATGGCTGATGAATTTGTTAAGCAGGTATATATACCCGATCTTTTAGCAATTGCACCCTTTTATCTTGAATGGGCAAAATACGGCGGAGGTCACTTAAATTACCTAAGTTACGGAGAGTATCCGGAATCAAGGGCAGGATACCCGAATGAATTATGGATGCCTTCGGGAATAGTAAAAGGTGGTGATATAGGAAACGTCATGAATGTGGATGAAAAGAAAATCGAAGAGTATGTAACTCATTCATGGTACACCTACACCGGCGGCGATGAGAAGCCCAAACACCCTTATAACGGAGAACAGGAAGCAAATTACACCGGCCCAAATCCGCCTTACGATTATTTGAATACCAATGAAAAATATTCCTGGGTCAAAGCACCAAGATACGATGATACACCGATGGAAGTGGGACCGCTTGCAAGAATGATTGTAGGTTATGCTAAAGGACAGAAAGAAATCAAGTCTGCCGTGGATTATGTTCTTAACAAACTTAATGTCGGTCCGGAAGTACTCTTTTCAACCCTCGGGCGAACAGCTGCAAGAGGTATAGAAACACTTATTACTGTAGAAAGATTACCAAAATGGATCAATATGCTTGTTAAAAATATCAACACAGGCGATTATGAAACACAAAATGACACCAAGTGGGATCCTGAATCATGGCCTGCAAATGCAAAGGGTTATGGTTGGCATGAAGCTCCGAGAGGGGCACTCGGTCACTGGATTGTAATTAACGATGGGGCTATAAAAAATTATCAGGCAGTTGTACCGAGTACCTGGAATGCAGGTCCGCGTGACGCTAACGGAACCAGGGGACAATACGAAGAATCGCTTATAGGGACACCTGTTGCGGACCCTGAAAAACCTCTTGAAATTCTCAGAACCATACACTCTTTTGACCCTTGCCTCGCCTGCGCTGTACATGTTTATGACAGCAAAGGGGACATGAAGTCGAAAGTGAAAGTCCTGTAG